CTACAAAACGCCGCTGCGGTTTACGTATTTGCCCGTGATTTCAAGTAAAATCCAGAAAGCCCGAAAATTATTTTACCAGGCAATCAAAAAGAAGGATTATAAAGGAGATTATAAATACTGTTACTGTACCAAAAGTTCCCATTTTCAGCATGTTTTGGTGGAGGTATTGAAAAATAACGTTCAGCTTGAAACTTCTTCGGCTTTCGATCTCCCGATTATCGCCTCTCTGCATAAGAGTGGAAATCTTGAAAAAGATATTCTGGTTGTTTGTAATGGATTTAAAGATCTTGAATACAAACAAAACATTGTGGATATGATCCACGATGGATTTAAAAACATCATTCCCGTACTCGACAATAAGGAGGAATTCAATTTTTACCAGAGTGAACTGCTTGAACCCTGCTCGCTCGGAATGCGGATCGCCACGGAGGAACCGCCAGATTCCAGCTTCTACACCAGCAGACTCGGTATTCGGGCAGATGAAGTAATCGATTATTACAAGACCCGCCTGGCTGAAGCGCCTCAGTTTAAAGTAAAACTCCTGCACTTTTTTGTTCATACCGGGATTCAGGATTCTCCCTTCTTCTGGAGTGAGCTTCGCAAATTTGTAGATCTCTACTGTCGGTTCAGGAAAATTAATCCGGAACTCAAATACCTCGACATCGGTGGTGGTTTGCCTTTTTACAACTCTCTGGAGTTTGAATATGATTACGAATACGTCATCGAGGAGATCGTCAATACCATCAAGGAAATCTGCCGCGAACACGAAGTGGAAGAACCAGACATTCTCACAGAATTTGGCAGCTATACCGTTGCCGAAAGCAGTTGTACACTCTTCAAGGTTCTGGGCAGGAAAATGCAGAATGACCGCGAAAAGTGGTTTATGATTGACGGCAGTATCATTAGTATGCTCCCCGATGTATGGGCACTGAACCGCAGCTTTATTCTTCTGCCTATCAACAATTGGGACGCTGAATATGAACGTGTGTATATTGGTGGAATGACGTGTGACAGCGATGATTACTACAACTACGAAGCCAACGTCAACGCGGTATTTATGCCCAAAACCCGAAAACAGCAGTATTTGGGCTTTTTCCATACGGGTGCTTATCAGGAAGTATTGAGTGGTTTGGGCGGTATTCATCATTGTCTGATGCCGGATCCCAAACATGTGATTATGACCATGAATGAAGATGGCTCAAAATCCTTCCGGGTGCTCAGGGAAGAGCAGAATAGCAAGCAGGTAATGAAAATTCTCGGGTATTAAAAAATAATCAATTGCAATGACCACAAAAGGACCGATCAGTCAGTTTATTGAAAAAAATTATCTCCACTTCAACGCTGCCTCTCTTGTCGATGCAGCCAAAGGATATGAAGCGCACCTCGATGCCGGAGGGAAAATGATGATTACGCTGGCAGGTGCGATGAGTACAGCCGAATTGGGTATATCCCTCGCCGAAATGATCCGGCAGGACAAAGTGCAGATCATCTCCTGTACAGGCGCAAATCTGGAGGAAGATATCATGAATCTTGTGGCCCATAATCATTATAAACGTGTGCCCAACTACCGGGATCTCGGCCCGCAGGAAGAGTGGGATCTGCTAGAGAATGGATTTAATCGCGTAACGGATACCTGTATCCCAGAGGAAGAAGCCTTCCGCCGGATCCAGGCACATATTTTCAAACGCTGGAAGGATGCAGACACTGCCGGTGAGCGTAAACTTCCCCATCAGTTTATGTACGAAATGCTTCTCGGCGGAGACCTCGAGCCCTATTACGAAATAGATCCCAAAAACAGCTGGATGTTGGCCGCAGCTGAGAAGAACCTGCCTATCGTCGTGCCTGGTTGGGAAGACTCCACGATGGGTAACATATTTGCTTCTTACTGCATCAAAGGTGAGATAAAACCCACCACCATGCGCTCAGGTATCGAGTATATGACCGAGCTGGCAGCCTGGTATCCCAAAAAAGCAGACGAAGGAAATATCGGCTTTTTCCAGATTGGAGGAGGCATTGCCGGAGATTTTCCGATTTGTGTAGTTCCGATGCTGTATCAGGATATGGAGTTGGAAGAAACGCCTTTCTGGGGCTATTTCTGTCAGATATCTGATTCTACCACAAGCTATGGTTCTTATTCCGGTGCCGTACCCAATGAGAAAATCACCTGGGGGAAACTGGGCATAGATACCCCCAAATTTATCGTCGAATCAGATGCTACCATTGTCGCACCATTGATTTTTGCATGGGTATTGGGTTGGTAGTGTTTTGCATTATTAAAAAAAAGTAGTAACTTATTTTCAATAATACTAAAATTGGTCCAGGCGGTTAGTGTCGCACTCCTACGCCGACCGGATCAAACCTAATGGCGGAGGTCCCCCCTCCGCTCTTTTTTTTGAAGTCAGAAGTCAGAAGGGAAGCGCAGGGGGCTTATTTCTTTCTTCGTAAATCTTATATCGTAAATCGGACTTCATCCGGATAGGAGAGCTATTCACTAACAGATAGGACTGCGACCCGAAAGAATGGTCAATTGTTAATGGTTAACGAGGTGGTGTGCTGCGACACATTGTTTGCAGGGAAATTTTGGGGGGATGGGCCTGCGGCTACCGTCATTGCGCTCCTACGGAGCTTGTTCTGGGCAGAACATCAATAGCGCGGTGGTTTTAACCCCGCGCAACAAAGGGCGTGCTGCGACGCACCATTTGCAGGGAAATTTGGGGGGGTGGGCGCCTGCGGCTACAAACATATGACTCCTCCGGAGTCCCGGCTACGCCTGAGCAAAGGTTTTATCAATAGCGCGGTGGTTTCAACCTCGCGCATCAGACGACGCGCCGTTTGCAGGGAAATTTGGGGGGATGGGCGCATGTGGCTATAATCCTTTCACTCCCTTAATGGGATCTTCGACGCTTCGCGGTTTCGCACTGCGGCGTGCAGAGAGTTTCCAGGCTGCGTCCGGCTAGATACGGGATGCGACCTTCTAATGTTAAGAAATTGTTAAATTTTAATTCGGGTATCGGAATATTCGAGGGGGGGGGTATTTTGTCTGCTCACTATTAAAACACTTAACTATGTCAAAAAAAGTCAAAATTTTCACCCTTTTGCTGCTTCTGGCCGGAGCGGCAGTTCCTTCTGCAAAAGCATGTTTCATTGTGTGTGGTGGGACTACTTACTCCTGCAATAACTGCCAGCAGGTAGCACCAGACCGCATCTTCTGTCCTGCAAGTGGTAACGAGTACGGGTGCGGCGAAATGGATCAATAACCTGTGTTCGCCTGTTATCAGGTTCTCTGTTGCAGAGTATCGGATAACAGGCTATCTTCTTCCCTTAAATCCTTCCTAATGAAAACAACTTTAATCGCGTGGGCTGCTTTGCTTTTTTCCTGCGGAGTACTTACCGAATCCTCCCATCCGGAGTTGATGATTCCCCTGAAAGCGGATATTGTCACCGATCAATTGCATGATACGCTGTTCTTTTCTCCCACTTGTATGTTTGCGATTCCCGGAGGTGTCTGTGCAGGCTCTCGTGACGAAGGCAGGATCGTTTGCACGGATATGAATTTACAGGCGGGTCTGGTTTTCGGAGAAAAGGGCTTAGGCCCCGGAGAGTTCCAGAGCCTCCATAAGGGGGTATGGCACAATGATGAATTTCACCTGTTCGATTTTTCAAAAAAAAGCATTCAGGCTTTCGACAAGTCAGGTTCTTTCCTCCATGAAATCAGAGTGCCTGCGGAATATGACCGATCGTCGCGATTTGCGATGGATCAACAGGGAAACTGCTTTTTTAGCACAGGCTACCAGCCTTCGGTTGGGCTGTTATTCAATCTAAATACCAAAGAAATTGACTCCTACTTTGGCACCGGCATCAAACCGGAGAAAGAAAGAATCCCTGCGGATTTACACTTAACTCTGGATGGATACCTGATCGCGATCCTTGTAACGGTAACGATGCCCCGAATCCTCGTCTATAACCAGGCGAAACAACTGATTTTAGATTTGGATTTATCGGATTATGAAGTAATTAAACAGAAAAGGGAAATGCAGAAAGCAGATGACGATCCTAACCTGCTTTTCACCAGGGCGATTGCAGAATCAACCTTCGATAAGGCAACCCAACGTCTTTATGTGTGGGCACTCCACCACTATGGAAAAGATACAAAAGGAGAAATTTTAGGGAGTGCCGACATCATGTATGAGTTCCAGTTTGCTCAGGGAACTTTGGAGCTTAGAAAAACCTACCATCTTCTGGGTTTGGAAGGAGGGCCTCTGCCTGTGTTTATCGGTTTTGCTGTGGAACAAAGGAAAGTGTTTGCGATTGACGGTGAAGGGCTTTTCTACAAATATACCCTGTCGGATTAAATGGTACAACGGCACTTTCACTTACCTCATTAAGAGAAAATTAATAAACCCTATGCGATATTTCTGTTTTTTTGTCTGGTGCGCCTTCATGGGCTGTACTACCTCTCAAACGACCCGGGATCCTCAGTCCCTTATTTTTCTCACCCCCGACCTCGTCACAGAACAGCTTCATGATACGCTTTTTGTCAGATGCAACGGCATGTTTTCTGCAAACGGTCGCGTCTGTATAGGTGATTATGACGGAGGTAGGATCATCTGCACAGACGTTGACTTTCAGGCTCAGACCATATTGGGCCGCAAAGGACTTGGCCCGGGAGAAATCATGTATCCCGGACATGGTGTTTATTACGAGGGACAGTTCTTTATCTACGATGCAGGTAAAAAATCAATACAGGTTTTTGGGGAAGAG
The DNA window shown above is from Bacteroidia bacterium and carries:
- a CDS encoding arginine decarboxylase translates to MQSYLDFINQSYVFPQEGIKVLDDELYFQGVNLMELIETYKTPLRFTYLPVISSKIQKARKLFYQAIKKKDYKGDYKYCYCTKSSHFQHVLVEVLKNNVQLETSSAFDLPIIASLHKSGNLEKDILVVCNGFKDLEYKQNIVDMIHDGFKNIIPVLDNKEEFNFYQSELLEPCSLGMRIATEEPPDSSFYTSRLGIRADEVIDYYKTRLAEAPQFKVKLLHFFVHTGIQDSPFFWSELRKFVDLYCRFRKINPELKYLDIGGGLPFYNSLEFEYDYEYVIEEIVNTIKEICREHEVEEPDILTEFGSYTVAESSCTLFKVLGRKMQNDREKWFMIDGSIISMLPDVWALNRSFILLPINNWDAEYERVYIGGMTCDSDDYYNYEANVNAVFMPKTRKQQYLGFFHTGAYQEVLSGLGGIHHCLMPDPKHVIMTMNEDGSKSFRVLREEQNSKQVMKILGY
- a CDS encoding deoxyhypusine synthase family protein gives rise to the protein MTTKGPISQFIEKNYLHFNAASLVDAAKGYEAHLDAGGKMMITLAGAMSTAELGISLAEMIRQDKVQIISCTGANLEEDIMNLVAHNHYKRVPNYRDLGPQEEWDLLENGFNRVTDTCIPEEEAFRRIQAHIFKRWKDADTAGERKLPHQFMYEMLLGGDLEPYYEIDPKNSWMLAAAEKNLPIVVPGWEDSTMGNIFASYCIKGEIKPTTMRSGIEYMTELAAWYPKKADEGNIGFFQIGGGIAGDFPICVVPMLYQDMELEETPFWGYFCQISDSTTSYGSYSGAVPNEKITWGKLGIDTPKFIVESDATIVAPLIFAWVLGW